One Miscanthus floridulus cultivar M001 chromosome 11, ASM1932011v1, whole genome shotgun sequence DNA window includes the following coding sequences:
- the LOC136493763 gene encoding vascular-related unknown protein 4-like, with the protein MHVLLVPLVDSRPWTRIYIPRDSSELSSLPSHPDNKQSIASKNKSICFLLLLLLIAPTASYLRALVTMENKSPSSSCVSPAATSTMSAGESSWAMHIANFLASTPQDGIREMDDQHAAVSGGSSFSSGFSSSFHSFGDDASFITSELMCDDDEEDEALQDTACSSAAGQKIATMEHFDLKQMSTMDAKDFNMPQLMAKYFEAMGSKQQATGVDQQVINSFSNNEKALYESNELRKKGLCLVPISMLINYLG; encoded by the exons ATGCATGTACTGCTGGTACCACTGGTCGATAGTCGTCCCTGGACTCGTATATATATACCCAGGGACTCTAGCGAGCTTTCTTCACTCCCATCCCATCCAGACAACAAACAAAGCATAGCATCAAAGAACAAGAGCATCTgctttctgctgctgctgctgctgatagCTCCTACTGCTTCATACTTACGGGCACTGGTCACAATGGAGAACAAATCACCCTCCTCCTCATGCGTAAGCCCGGCGGCCACATCCACCATGTCAGCCGGAGAGAGCAGCTGGGCCATGCACATCGCAAACTTCCTGGCCTCGACGCCGCAAGACGGCATCAGAGAGATGGACGATCAGCATGCAGCGGTCTCTGGCGGCAGCAGCTTCTCCTCCGgcttctcttcttccttccatTCCTTTGGCGACGACGCCTCCTTCATCACGTCTGAGCTCATgtgcgacgacgacgaggaggatgaGGCCCTACAGGACACTGCCTGTTCTTCTGCAGCTGGCCAAAAG ATAGCTACCATGGAACATTTCGATTTGAAGCAAATGTCAACCATGGATGCGAAAGATTTCAACATGCCCCAGCTCATG GCCAAATACTTCGAAGCTATGGGTTCAAAACAGCAGGCGACTGGCGTGGATCAACAAGTCATCAATAGTTTTAGTAACAACGAGAAGGCGCTATATGAGAGTAATGAGCTGAGGAAGAAAGGGCTTTGCTTGGTCCCTATCTCTATGTTGATAAACTATCTCGGTTGA